From Humisphaera borealis, the proteins below share one genomic window:
- a CDS encoding DUF1552 domain-containing protein — protein sequence MPTHLSRRTLLRGLGVAVSLPWLESMAPLQAIAAAASGAAANLPSPTAGPPVRLGFVYVPNGVNHGKWHIEGDGADFALSPTLSVLKDVKDQILFTRGLTLDQGRDHGDGGGDHPRATASFLTAAHARKSFGKDLRAGVSIDQLAAQRVGHLTRLPSLELACEPPNPPGMCDAGYSGVYRNCISWRTPTSPVPTETNSRQAFARLFGDPRQSTDAGRAARERMLRSSILDLVREDAAALNRTVGGADRQKVDEYLESVRAVERQIQAAERIPAKPLPEGTRMPAGTPPAVPDHIKVMLDLMVLAYQTDSTRIISLMLANGGSSRNFPFIGVQSAHHHYSHHEGRPENLDALQKIDTFYAEQFGYLVRRLKAIPEAGGTLLDRCLLLYGSPLRDGNKHDRHDLPVLLAGGGGGLVKPGRCIKWPVETPMANLFLTMLDGVGVKEEHFSDSTGRLAGIAG from the coding sequence ATGCCCACTCACCTTTCCCGACGCACGCTGCTCCGCGGCCTTGGTGTCGCCGTCTCGCTGCCGTGGCTGGAGTCGATGGCCCCGCTGCAGGCAATCGCCGCCGCCGCCAGCGGGGCTGCAGCAAACCTGCCGTCACCGACCGCCGGCCCGCCCGTTCGGCTGGGTTTCGTCTACGTTCCGAACGGCGTGAACCACGGGAAATGGCACATCGAAGGAGACGGGGCCGACTTCGCGCTCTCGCCGACGCTCTCGGTGCTGAAGGATGTGAAGGACCAGATCTTGTTTACCCGCGGGCTGACGCTGGACCAGGGCCGCGACCACGGCGACGGCGGCGGCGACCACCCGCGCGCCACCGCGAGTTTCCTGACCGCCGCCCACGCCCGCAAGAGTTTCGGCAAGGATCTGCGGGCCGGGGTCAGCATCGACCAGCTTGCTGCCCAGCGCGTCGGACACCTGACCCGGCTGCCGTCGCTGGAACTGGCGTGCGAGCCGCCCAACCCGCCGGGCATGTGCGATGCCGGCTACTCCGGCGTCTATCGCAATTGCATCTCCTGGCGGACGCCAACGTCTCCCGTGCCGACCGAAACCAATTCGCGACAGGCGTTCGCACGCTTGTTCGGCGACCCGCGGCAGTCGACCGACGCCGGCCGCGCCGCCCGCGAGCGGATGCTGCGGTCGAGCATCCTCGATCTCGTCCGTGAAGACGCCGCCGCGCTGAACCGCACGGTCGGCGGCGCCGACCGTCAGAAGGTCGATGAGTATCTCGAGTCGGTGCGTGCGGTCGAACGGCAAATCCAGGCAGCCGAGCGTATTCCGGCCAAGCCGCTGCCCGAGGGCACCCGCATGCCCGCCGGCACGCCGCCGGCCGTCCCCGATCACATCAAGGTGATGCTCGACCTGATGGTGCTCGCCTACCAGACCGACAGCACGCGAATCATCAGCCTGATGCTCGCCAACGGCGGCAGCAGCCGGAACTTTCCGTTCATCGGCGTGCAGTCGGCGCATCACCATTACTCGCACCACGAGGGCCGGCCCGAGAACCTCGATGCGTTGCAGAAGATCGATACGTTCTACGCCGAGCAGTTCGGCTACCTGGTGCGGCGGCTCAAAGCCATCCCCGAGGCGGGCGGCACCCTCCTTGATCGTTGCCTGCTGCTCTACGGTTCACCCCTGCGCGACGGGAACAAGCACGACCGCCACGACCTGCCGGTCCTGCTGGCCGGCGGTGGCGGCGGCCTGGTCAAGCCCGGCCGTTGCATCAAGTGGCCGGTCGAAACGCCCATGGCCAACCTGTTCCTGACGATGCTCGACGGCGTCGGCGTGAAGGAGGAGCACTTCTCCGACAGCACCGGCCGGCTCGCAGGGATTGCCGGTTGA
- a CDS encoding FecR domain-containing protein, with product MSTDPADPTDRSEHTPDAAPADVDLRSLMEAALSGDATPESVARLRAGLRADPSMLDSYLDQLRAHALLEWRSGRVSAGVMGGDSSTGTDENRLQIFPVSAGLRAGWRPRAWAAAAAILLAAAVAIVVATRPGPSGLTPPQSVAAAEPVADVVDLRDVVWADGQVPLAVGAALVPGDIAIASGTLRLSARGDTVVTVAGPARLRLVSAARLQAVLGQITARVGPAGKGFVVDAPGAQVVDLGTEFGVQVGPAGETAVVVFDGAVDLTPKSAVTPEVATHPSATAQTGGTATRLVRGEAVRVTPAGTMDRIASVARQPGAADWSLSTGGDSGAVIAAVRDNRRDPADARFYQIVRRGFIEDARAYVDRPYQWNGVDRRGLPEALRGGDLVMTFNDDKHAADLELTVTLARPATLYVLYKQTPVPNPGWLIRDFINAGVNVGLDEGPPDMRDLRFGVGAGESVDLLFSVWRCEVLAAGEVKLGPNSPLHNSMYGIVAVPLP from the coding sequence ATGAGCACCGATCCAGCCGATCCAACCGACCGATCTGAACACACTCCCGATGCCGCGCCAGCAGATGTCGATCTCAGGAGTCTGATGGAAGCCGCACTGTCGGGCGATGCGACGCCGGAGTCGGTCGCCCGACTCCGAGCGGGGTTGCGAGCCGACCCCAGCATGCTCGATTCGTACCTGGACCAGCTTCGCGCCCACGCACTGTTGGAGTGGCGAAGTGGGCGAGTATCTGCGGGCGTGATGGGGGGCGATAGCAGCACTGGTACCGATGAGAACCGGTTGCAGATTTTTCCTGTCAGCGCCGGGCTTCGGGCGGGCTGGCGGCCGCGTGCCTGGGCGGCGGCGGCTGCCATCCTGCTGGCGGCGGCCGTTGCGATCGTCGTCGCAACACGGCCCGGGCCGTCCGGCCTGACGCCTCCGCAATCAGTCGCGGCCGCCGAACCCGTAGCCGACGTCGTCGATCTTCGGGACGTGGTCTGGGCCGATGGCCAGGTTCCGCTTGCCGTCGGGGCGGCGCTGGTGCCAGGCGACATCGCGATCGCGTCCGGAACACTTCGACTCAGCGCCCGCGGCGACACGGTCGTTACGGTTGCCGGGCCGGCGCGGTTGCGGCTCGTCTCGGCAGCGCGGCTGCAGGCCGTTCTCGGCCAGATCACCGCCCGGGTCGGCCCTGCCGGCAAGGGCTTTGTCGTCGACGCTCCGGGTGCACAGGTCGTCGACCTGGGGACCGAGTTCGGCGTGCAGGTCGGCCCGGCCGGGGAGACGGCGGTGGTCGTCTTCGACGGGGCGGTTGACCTGACACCGAAGTCGGCAGTTACGCCCGAAGTCGCGACTCACCCTTCAGCAACCGCGCAAACTGGCGGCACCGCCACCCGGCTTGTCAGGGGCGAAGCCGTTCGGGTGACGCCCGCCGGAACGATGGATCGTATCGCATCGGTTGCGCGACAGCCCGGCGCCGCGGACTGGTCCCTGTCGACCGGCGGCGACAGCGGTGCCGTCATCGCTGCGGTTCGTGACAACCGCCGCGACCCGGCCGATGCGCGGTTCTACCAGATCGTACGTCGCGGGTTTATCGAGGACGCTCGGGCGTATGTCGATCGGCCCTACCAATGGAACGGCGTCGACCGCCGCGGTCTGCCTGAGGCGCTTCGGGGCGGCGACCTGGTCATGACATTCAACGACGACAAGCACGCAGCCGACCTGGAACTGACCGTCACGCTGGCCCGACCGGCAACCTTGTACGTCTTGTATAAGCAGACCCCGGTGCCAAACCCCGGCTGGCTGATCCGCGACTTCATCAACGCCGGGGTGAACGTCGGCCTGGACGAAGGGCCGCCGGACATGCGCGACCTGCGGTTCGGCGTAGGTGCGGGAGAGAGTGTGGACCTGCTCTTCAGTGTCTGGAGGTGCGAGGTGCTAGCTGCAGGGGAGGTCAAGCTCGGCCCGAACTCGCCGCTCCACAACTCGATGTACGGAATCGTGGCCGTACCGCTTCCGTGA
- a CDS encoding DUF1592 domain-containing protein produces the protein MKISTRSTFLSFVALTIGISLIAIAAAGDTPTSTPAATPPPNIAEEPAGPDVTRGRALLTQYCTDCHNEKKTKGKLNLAAVGHDPARPEFAHAWRQGVGRVRQLEMPPEDAPQPTPAEREALLAWMQWNLDRIAATATPSAGRVTARRLNRLEYRNTIRDLLGVTFDPLTFDPTRDFPADGAGYGFDNIGDVLSVSPLHLEQYLFAAEQILDRAIVIEGFDGPRTRRFDAKDLRVTGIGTFAGADPAAGGLWTPRGWSADVDIRQPGDYLLRAEIVSEQANRKQAQMAYMLDGGKLEKFTLTREGKASRTERRVKLGKGPQQVAVAYLHEQNKPNFEPADGANGGFTVGYLELVGPVGIARDTAPATHKAVFVAQPAEGGKSRRQAAGEVVAAFATRAFRRPVTPAEVERYVKLFDAADIDGETFEAAVRVPLTAILVSPHFLYRIEPDRPPQTPGGDYALNGYELASRLSYFIWSSMPDAELLRVAAEGRMTDPAVLEQQARRMIADPRADVLGEAFATQWLQVRGVETLPQPDPKQFGKLGTVLKDAMRAEPVMLFQHILRTGRPLTDLLDPDYTFLNEELAKHYKLDGVKGKEMRLVKLSDARRGGVLTMAGVLAVTSHPDRTSPVRRGKWVLDAILGAPPPPPPPDVGELPPGEVSKDGKPQQVSLKQRLDQHRSAASCAACHKRMDPLGFALENYDAVGRWRDKDGKLLVDAAGLLPDGRPLNGPLELKKMMLADRDAFTACAAEKLLTFALGRGVEESDRSVIEEAAKATAGDGYRLDRLVVEIVKSRPFRYRQTPPPAAATTQPTR, from the coding sequence ATGAAGATTTCAACTCGTTCAACGTTTCTCTCTTTCGTCGCGTTGACGATCGGCATCAGCCTGATTGCGATCGCTGCCGCTGGCGACACACCGACGTCGACACCCGCGGCGACACCGCCTCCGAACATTGCCGAAGAGCCGGCCGGGCCGGACGTCACCCGCGGACGTGCGCTGCTCACGCAATACTGCACTGACTGTCACAACGAAAAGAAGACCAAGGGAAAGTTGAACCTGGCCGCCGTCGGGCACGATCCGGCACGGCCGGAGTTCGCCCATGCCTGGCGGCAGGGCGTCGGGCGGGTTCGGCAGTTGGAGATGCCGCCCGAGGACGCCCCCCAGCCGACGCCCGCCGAGCGTGAGGCGCTTCTGGCATGGATGCAGTGGAACCTCGACCGGATCGCCGCGACGGCAACGCCGTCGGCCGGTCGAGTGACCGCCCGGCGGTTGAATCGGCTGGAATACCGAAACACCATCCGCGATCTGCTCGGCGTCACGTTCGACCCGCTCACGTTCGACCCCACTCGCGATTTCCCCGCCGACGGAGCCGGCTACGGCTTCGACAACATCGGCGACGTGCTGTCGGTCTCGCCGCTTCACCTGGAGCAATACTTGTTCGCCGCCGAGCAGATCCTCGATCGGGCGATCGTGATCGAAGGGTTTGACGGTCCGCGCACCCGGCGGTTTGACGCCAAGGATCTGCGAGTCACCGGCATCGGCACGTTTGCCGGGGCCGATCCTGCCGCCGGCGGTCTCTGGACGCCGCGCGGGTGGTCGGCAGACGTCGACATCCGCCAGCCCGGCGATTACCTCCTCCGCGCCGAAATCGTCAGCGAACAGGCCAACCGTAAGCAGGCGCAGATGGCGTACATGCTCGACGGCGGCAAGCTCGAAAAGTTCACGCTTACGCGCGAGGGCAAGGCGAGCCGCACCGAGCGGCGGGTAAAGCTCGGCAAGGGGCCGCAGCAGGTTGCCGTTGCCTACCTCCATGAGCAGAACAAGCCGAACTTCGAGCCGGCCGACGGCGCGAACGGCGGATTCACCGTTGGCTACCTCGAATTGGTCGGCCCGGTCGGCATCGCCCGCGATACCGCACCGGCCACCCACAAAGCCGTGTTCGTCGCCCAACCGGCTGAGGGCGGAAAGTCTCGGCGGCAGGCGGCGGGCGAGGTGGTCGCCGCGTTTGCCACCCGCGCCTTCCGTCGCCCGGTCACGCCGGCGGAAGTCGAGCGGTATGTGAAACTGTTCGATGCCGCCGATATTGATGGCGAGACGTTCGAGGCCGCCGTCCGCGTGCCGCTGACTGCCATCCTCGTCTCGCCGCATTTCCTCTATCGGATCGAGCCCGACCGCCCGCCCCAGACGCCCGGCGGCGACTACGCTCTGAACGGATACGAACTGGCCAGCCGGCTGAGCTACTTTATCTGGTCGAGCATGCCCGATGCCGAACTGCTCCGCGTCGCCGCGGAAGGGCGGATGACCGACCCGGCCGTCCTGGAGCAGCAGGCACGGCGGATGATCGCCGACCCCCGGGCCGACGTGCTCGGGGAGGCGTTCGCCACGCAGTGGCTACAGGTTCGCGGCGTTGAAACGCTCCCGCAGCCCGACCCGAAACAGTTCGGCAAGCTCGGCACCGTGCTGAAGGATGCGATGCGGGCCGAGCCCGTGATGCTCTTTCAGCACATCCTGCGTACCGGCCGGCCGCTGACGGATCTGCTCGACCCCGACTACACCTTTCTGAACGAGGAATTGGCGAAGCACTACAAGCTGGATGGCGTGAAGGGGAAGGAGATGCGCCTGGTGAAGCTTTCCGACGCCCGGCGGGGTGGCGTGCTGACAATGGCCGGCGTGCTTGCCGTCACCAGTCACCCGGACCGCACCAGCCCGGTCCGCCGGGGCAAATGGGTGCTCGATGCCATCCTGGGGGCACCGCCTCCTCCACCGCCACCCGATGTCGGCGAGCTGCCGCCGGGGGAAGTCTCGAAGGACGGCAAACCCCAGCAGGTGTCGCTCAAGCAACGCCTGGATCAGCATCGTTCGGCCGCGTCGTGTGCGGCGTGCCACAAGCGGATGGACCCACTCGGTTTCGCGCTGGAGAACTACGACGCGGTCGGCCGATGGCGCGACAAGGACGGCAAGCTTCTCGTCGACGCGGCGGGCCTTCTGCCCGACGGCCGCCCCCTGAACGGCCCACTGGAGCTCAAGAAGATGATGCTGGCCGATCGCGACGCGTTCACGGCGTGCGCCGCCGAAAAGCTGTTGACCTTCGCCCTCGGGCGCGGCGTCGAGGAATCGGACCGATCAGTCATCGAAGAGGCCGCCAAGGCGACCGCCGGCGACGGTTATCGGCTGGACCGCCTGGTCGTGGAGATCGTCAAAAGCCGCCCGTTCCGGTACCGCCAGACCCCGCCGCCTGCCGCGGCCACCACCCAACCCACGAGGTAA